A genomic window from Arthrobacter globiformis includes:
- a CDS encoding maleylpyruvate isomerase N-terminal domain-containing protein: MPARDFPREAAALNRIAHHEAMELAAEENRRFRTILEQLRSEDWQKATDCSRWTVRDIALHVTASAEAQASPVEFLRQAWQGRRLTADIGGRHWVDGLNEAQLRTRIGLSGQDLPARWHSAADAALKARKRMPAIVRALPLLPFGTVDGIDFGWQPLGYLFDVGFMSAMVEK; encoded by the coding sequence ATGCCTGCAAGAGACTTTCCGAGGGAGGCGGCGGCGCTCAACCGGATCGCCCACCACGAAGCGATGGAGCTCGCCGCAGAGGAAAACCGGCGCTTCCGCACAATACTGGAACAACTCAGGTCCGAGGACTGGCAGAAGGCAACGGACTGCAGCCGCTGGACTGTCCGCGACATCGCCTTGCACGTCACCGCCTCAGCGGAAGCCCAGGCCTCACCCGTAGAGTTCCTCCGTCAGGCATGGCAGGGGCGCAGGCTCACAGCCGACATCGGAGGCCGGCACTGGGTAGACGGGCTCAACGAAGCCCAGCTTAGAACCAGAATCGGCCTCTCAGGGCAGGACCTGCCGGCCCGCTGGCACAGTGCTGCCGATGCCGCGCTCAAAGCACGCAAGCGGATGCCCGCCATTGTCAGAGCGCTGCCCCTGCTGCCGTTTGGAACAGTGGACGGCATAGATTTCGGTTGGCAGCCCCTGGGCTACCTCTTCGATGTCGGGTTCATGTCAGCGATGGTCGAAAAGTGA
- a CDS encoding zinc-ribbon domain-containing protein, with protein sequence MTRSLRAAGPAKSSAERMGDIGRGCTCTRNVRSASPTSEAAPAPARNIRSTNPATAKTTKALLADSDDPAREWWDHERNDEKAFRTVTLRATRTCHWVCPECQVSFSAKVLDMTAGRHACTDCSAIRQAEWHEELERWRITPVADVPELAAAWADEADPRSVMVAGSWELRRFRCPAGHHPRISPLTFLQSGCPSCRGAETRKAQKNWLAHTLPEIASQWHPTRNGKLTPADVVWDSQRTVWWLADCCGHEWQETPRSRDKYDRLPCPQCRTILGSLAWQDPGLAAEWSPANPLTAWDVRPHASTPFVPEWICATNTVHVWQSAHSGRSNGAECPECKVAGKSKVELAHHAAAKEVFTGVRSGAVFRAKTFTTRRSWTADISADLDGRTLVIEYDGAYWHPAPAKVLIDERKSADLLATGYLVVRLREDDLPPLPVPHPTTRKSGLFHGAAARSGGGRNPGLAGRTRSGLAVRCRAGWRPPLIVAAMGNILALWFPTYSQAVFLRASGKQC encoded by the coding sequence ATGACCCGATCATTACGCGCTGCCGGTCCTGCGAAAAGCTCCGCCGAGCGGATGGGCGACATCGGCCGGGGCTGCACCTGCACCCGCAACGTCCGTTCTGCCAGCCCCACATCCGAGGCGGCACCGGCGCCGGCCCGGAACATCCGGTCCACGAATCCTGCAACCGCAAAGACCACCAAAGCCCTCCTAGCCGACTCCGACGACCCGGCCCGGGAATGGTGGGACCACGAACGCAACGACGAGAAGGCCTTCCGCACCGTCACGCTGCGGGCCACACGGACCTGCCACTGGGTGTGTCCCGAATGCCAGGTTTCCTTCAGCGCGAAGGTCCTGGACATGACCGCCGGCCGGCATGCCTGCACTGACTGCAGTGCGATCCGGCAAGCGGAGTGGCATGAGGAACTCGAACGCTGGAGGATCACTCCGGTCGCCGACGTTCCCGAGCTCGCCGCTGCCTGGGCCGATGAGGCTGATCCGCGATCGGTCATGGTTGCCGGCAGCTGGGAGTTGCGACGGTTCCGCTGCCCCGCCGGCCACCACCCCAGGATCAGCCCCCTCACTTTCCTCCAGTCCGGGTGCCCGAGCTGCCGTGGCGCGGAGACGCGCAAGGCGCAAAAGAACTGGTTGGCTCACACCCTGCCCGAGATCGCTTCCCAGTGGCACCCGACGCGCAACGGCAAGCTCACGCCGGCTGACGTGGTGTGGGATTCCCAACGCACTGTCTGGTGGCTGGCCGACTGTTGCGGGCATGAATGGCAGGAGACCCCGCGGTCCCGGGACAAGTACGACAGGCTGCCCTGCCCGCAGTGCCGGACCATCCTGGGATCGCTCGCCTGGCAGGACCCAGGGCTGGCCGCCGAGTGGAGCCCGGCAAATCCTCTGACCGCCTGGGACGTCCGCCCCCATGCGTCAACTCCTTTTGTGCCCGAGTGGATCTGCGCCACCAACACGGTGCACGTTTGGCAGAGTGCTCACAGCGGCCGCTCGAACGGGGCAGAGTGCCCGGAGTGCAAGGTGGCGGGCAAGTCGAAGGTCGAGCTGGCCCATCACGCTGCCGCAAAGGAAGTCTTCACCGGTGTCCGCTCCGGCGCCGTCTTCCGGGCCAAGACCTTCACCACCCGCCGCTCATGGACCGCCGACATCAGCGCCGACTTAGACGGCCGGACCCTGGTGATCGAATACGACGGGGCCTACTGGCATCCTGCGCCGGCCAAGGTGCTCATCGACGAACGCAAATCCGCCGATCTGCTGGCCACCGGCTACCTTGTGGTCCGGCTCCGCGAGGATGACCTGCCGCCGCTGCCCGTCCCGCATCCCACTACAAGGAAATCCGGTCTATTCCACGGCGCCGCGGCCCGAAGCGGTGGTGGCAGAAATCCGGGCCTGGCTGGCAGGACTCGATCAGGGTTAGCGGTCCGCTGCCGGGCGGGCTGGCGGCCACCCCTCATTGTGGCGGCCATGGGCAACATTCTTGCGCTGTGGTTTCCCACCTATTCCCAAGCCGTGTTTCTAAGGGCTAGTGGAAAGCAGTGCTAG